The DNA segment GGGCAGGGGGCCGAGATGTGTTTGAGTTCCTTGCACAATCTGCACACCTCATGCCTGACTCACACGTCCTTGAAATTGGCTGTGGCACCCTCCGAGTTGGCTTGCATTTCATTCGCTATCTCAATCCTGAGCATTACAATTGTCTTGAAAGAGATGAACTATCTCTGATGGCTGCATTTCGATACGAGCTTCCGTCCCAAGGACTCCTATACAAGCGGCCTTTGATTGTCAAAGGGGAGGATATGGATTTAACCAAGTTTTCAGAAGTTGTGTATGATTTGATCTGTGCTAGTGCTGTCTTTCTTCACATGCCCGATACGCTTGTGTGGGTTGGATTGGAAAGGTTAGCAACTAAAGTGAAACCTTATGATGGGCGAATCTTTGTGTCCCATAACATAAAGTTCTGTTCCCGTTTGGGAGGTGAAGAGTGTACAAAACGGCTCGGGAGTTTGGGGCTGGAGTACGTTGGAAAGCATACACATGATAGCTTGCTTTTTAATCACTATGAGATCTGGTTTGAGTTTAGGCGGTCAAGGGCTTAGGACTTGGAAAGATGCAATTTCTCTTGGAAGGAAAGGTTGTTCATAGTTAGGAAACAGGCTTCGAGTCGAGTGGCCTCTGACTACTGCAACCACAAGGCTATAAGTAAGGTCAAGTTTTCAGGCTGCTGTTGATAAATATACGTTGAAGAAAGAGGGCTAACCAATTGACGGgcttcatattttatttagcaAGTAATTTGCTTGAACGCAAAATTGAACATGCCTTGTATTTGGTGGTAGAAGTATTCATTGCAATTTGTAACTTTTGTGTATGGAGTTGTGACGTTATGTAATGTCCAAAAATGAGGTGTTAACCCATTGTTTTTTCAAACAACTTGGGCAAGCTCTCTTATTAATGCTGAAGATtacatttttgtttaaaatacgTTTTCGTCttcaaacgacgtcgtttctaTTATAGCTAAATCCCCGCACAATCTGAAAACGTAAACCCCCTGGACAATCATAAACCCTAACACtaaccacagagagagagagagagagctcagaATAGCTTTCCAACTCCGGGGCCAAACCCAAGAATGCCTTCTTCACGAATCCTTACCAGCACTTACAGAAGTTTCCCTAACTTCTCATCCTCCCCCTTATTCTCTTCCTCCAGATTCAGTCACCTAACTATGTCACAGCATCGCTCGATCTTTTCCACGGCACAGCTTCAGGGCTCATGGATGGACAGGATCAAAGGGGTCTTCACTGGGCAGAAGACCAACCCGGAAGAACCCCAGATCAGCTCCGAATCCTTCACGCTCCTTCGTGAGTGCCCACATAACCgctattgttttattttttattttatttttttgctaaaTTGTTGTATTTTTAATTGCTTACCTATTGATGTGCTTCACATCTTGGTTACTCTTGACGGtcccattttaatttttttttcaaaatttacttaGTCGATGtgatccatattttttttttttttttattgttattgttgtttgatTGCAGGGTTTGCGGATGAATTGAAGAATGCGAGAAGGTTAGGGGCATTCAAGCAATATATGGTGGGTCGAAGCAGTGAGGCGACATTTTCAGATGCTTTTGAGAAGCAGGAAGCTATAATTCGACACCTTGGAGGTTTCGATCCTACTGGAGAGGTTGGTTTTCTCTATTGAATTCAGATTTTTCACATATAGTCTTAACGTAAACATAGGAATGATACCACGACCATAATTTCTAACCCCAATTGCCCCTCTTCGTAGCTAATTTCAAAATGGGTGTCTGCCACTCTAGCTGGTAAAGTTTTTCTATTTCCCGGCCGTAAGCTTGGGAATGCAGCTCAAGTATTTGTATCTTGGGATTTGCTACACTGGCTTCACTTTTTTTGTGAGACTCTGTCGGGGCAAATCTTCTCATTTTGGTTTTAGGTCTATTTATATGTAGAATCTTCAAAGTGCTCATAAACAAGAAACAGCAAAGCATTGTAATTGCCCGATAGCTGACGTAGAGAATGCACTTGCGAAGTTTACATGGGCTAAAGAAGCACAAAAGAAGATAGAGAAGTTAAAAGAAGAAGGGAAACCGATGCCGAAGAGCATTGCTGAGGTAGATTTCTCTCAGTTTGCCTTATTTTTCTCACTGCCAAATTTCTTGTGATGTATTCTCCATATGTATGGTAGAAACCTTATTAACTTTGTATATCTGTGAAAAGTACCAATTGAAACCACCCTGTTTTTGCTGATTTTAAATTTGTGAACTtgggaaaattaaattttagaacATGCATATACCCATACATTCACGTGTCTGTAGTCTAGTCTTTGGGGGAACATGGTGTCCTTTGGGTCTATTTTCTGGATATGTATCACCTCATTGACAAGGTCTATTGCGCGAGGAGAGGAAATACTAGTCCCAGATGAAGAGTAATGCGATTGCCTCTATTGAGAAGAAAGTAGTattgaatgttttttttatccataaacaaagattttattgatcataagaaaaGTAGTATTGAATGTTAGCACtttttatacttataaaaaaaattatggcacttctattaaaagaaaaaagtgctACTGGATATTGGAAACATAAATTGTAAACGATTATACACAACGATGAGGAAAAAGATGGTGGTGGGTGATTGAAGTCTATTAAAGCTCTATGGATAAACTATGTTAGACTGTCTATGTAGGCTCGTTCTACTTTTTCATTCTCCTCACTCTGCCTCGGCCGGGAAGGGAGGGGGGCGCATGGGAAAAGTAGAAAGAACTTATGAAGACAGTCTACCATAGTTTATCCTAGCAAGATGGGATGACATCTAGTTGCTATTATCTGCTTAAAAATCTATGCGGATCAAGTTTGCAGTTGTGTTGTCTATGAATCAATGTGAACTTTATCTCCCTGCAACAAAAATTTCCTTGAGCCAGCTTGGTTTACTGTCTTCCCTATGCTGTTGCTTCAAATACATGCATTGATGAGTGGATTTATCTAGAGCCACTTATGCTATTATCTCCCCATTTATTTACTCCTGGGGTCTAAAATATGACATGGTTACATGTTGCTTGGCTGTGTAAAATATGGAGTACATGCATAGTAGTTTTCTTCATCCTTAGAAACGGAAGCTGAAAATTCACTTACAATTACTTGTACCTTATGATCTGTAGGTGCAGAAGCTGGTGGGTACGACACCATTGGATCTTGCCAGGACTAATTTGGCTAAGAGTGGGCAAATCAGTAGGAATGCTCTATGCCCTTGTGGTTCCAAGAAGAGATACAAACGGTACTTCTTCTGTTCTTAAACCTTTTGAGTAATCTTTCCTCCTCCATTTTGAAAGTCATGTAGATTACAAGATTAGGTGTTACGTAGTTTCTTAAATTTCATTAGATACTATTCCATGTATGCCACATGTGGTTGACTATCATATAGACTTTCTTTCGTGGCTCACTTGTTTCTCTCATGAAACAAAATGCATTTTATTGCTTGAAAGTTTACactctttttacttataaacaaaataaagttTACACTCTTTTTATTAGATTGGGATTTTATTGCTCGTAATTCTTTTCACTCTTAATTCTTCCCATACCAAATAGCTAAGTAATTTGACTCAAGAAACCTTTTGTACTTAACTAGTCTAGGAATTTTCTTTAGCTTTGTGTGCTGTTCATTAGTTTCCATAAGCTAGTTAATTTGCTCAGATAAACTTTTGGCTATAGAGGATCAGGGTGTGCATTTTAGAAAACAACATTTTAAGGTCAatcacttttattttctctatattCTTTGTTTTGAAGGTGCTGTGGGAAGGATTGAGGGGATTTGAGAACTACATTTTACAGGGAAAAAAAACCTTGATTCAAGTGCTGGGTATTAGAGTTTCACAGAGATGGTGAATTCAACTGTCTCAAAGAATTATTTGTTGGAGCTCTTTGGTGTACAACAGTTTGTTGGACAAGTTACCCAGCAGACAGGCCATCGTACTCTTTCAGGGAACTGACGATCAGATGGTTTTTTAACCAACGTGTTTGCTTTTGTTTCCACATCATTGAGTGAACGAATGATGTGGAAAATAATAACATCTCAGTAGCAAGCATTACAACTtccaaattatcaaatttatgaGAGAAATGGATGATGTCCTTgctttcaaaattatatatttgaataGATTTTGGTCCGTGGGAACGTCAATTCCATTACATAAAAAGAAATGCTAGTATCTATCTAGAAGACTGAGGAGAAGGGATTGGTATGAGCGGCAAATTAACCTTGTGGGGGCTTATTTTGCGAACTGGATGCAAAGTAATTGTGGAATCCACAGAAAGACGGTGGTTAGTGCTGTCCATTATTTTGTAGTGATCCAATCAAAACAATCCAGTTTGATTCTCACAGGGGTTTGCACCAAAGCagcatgtgtatatatatatatatacggtcATGGTGCCATTACCCATACATATAATAAGTTGTGCTAGCGCTAACGCAAAAGTACCACGCCCACCCATTTGCTAGTGATTGAAAAACTACTACCTAGCTGAGAATTACCCAAGCACTGTTTTTATTACTGCCACTGGCTAGGCAGCTAGAAACAGTAAAAACTCCGGAGAAGGACAAGGAGGATATGAAAATATTCAAGGCGGGATGAGGTTCTCACGCTTTGTGCACGTACAGTGAAATGTTGGAGGGAATTAATTAGAGAGGTTTGCTACAGATCAGCTGATCCACGGCTAATCTTTAGCACATTTtacgtgtaattttttttttaaacacaaagTCAACGTTTATCCCCTCCCCCTACCcgattctctctctcaactcactCAACCCCGCCGTGCGCCACCGTCGTGTGCCACTGACCACCTCACCGGCTCTCCCTCACACCGGTGACCCTCCAGTCACCTTTGACTGTCCACGGCAGCCCCCTCTCCTCTCCCAAAATGGGTCTTATATGAATTTAGCCACCATGCTACCGTCACCGTACGCCAGCGTAGCCATCACCACTGTCGAGCCCCATGACCTCCTAGCAATCCCCACTGTCGAACCTAAGTCACGACAaccctctcctccctctccatcGCATCTCACAACTCGAAATGGGTCTCCCCCTTTCTCGCCACCATGTCGCCGCCGTACGCCAGCCTAGCCACCACCATTGAGCCCTACGACCTCCCAGCAACCCCCACCGTTAAATCCAAGTCACGACAaccctctcctccctctccatcGCATCTCACAACCCGAAATGGGTCTCTCCCTTTCTCGCCACCATGCCGCCGCAGTACGCCAGCCCAGTCACCACCACCGAGTCCCACGACCTCCCAACAACCCCTACTGTCGAACCTAAGTCACGGCAACCCCCTCCTCCCTCTCCATCGCAGCACATATAGTCCCGGTAGTTTGCCATTTTTGGGAGTGGAGGGCTTCAGGGTGTTGAGGCCTTGGGGAGAACTTGGACAATTTACTTAGAGAGAAATTGGTCAATCTGCTTAGCCACGTAAGGTGTGTTTTGGCTAATGCCAATACTTTTTCTTAATTAGATATggcttgtgtgtgtgtggatgCTTTCAGTGATGGAACTGGATGCAGCCAATTGTGCAAGTTCATAAACAGCTGAATAAGCATTATAGAGTAGTTTATGGTAGCTAAAGGAATCACCCTCTAATCTCTATATATAAGAAACTATTTCTTACAGGATATCGTGAACCAAAAGCTTGCTTTCAGATCCAAATATTGCATGTGGATGTACCAATAATAATTCTAAGGCATTTTCGTATGTATTAAGGTAAAGAACGTGAAATCTACGCACTAGTAAGCTTATTTTTTAGGATGATCTAACCAAATTATCTTCTACTTGTGCTGTTGCTTTTATGTATGGCGCTCCAGATTGTTAAGGGTCACATTGATTCCCAAATACATACTAAACGTATATATTACAAAGTAAAGCAACCACTTACAAtaggttattaaaaaaaaagtttcaaatcTGTCCTAATTTATTAAGCTAAAGAAGCTTGCCTCTCTGAAAGATCAAGAGTCACAAAACCTTTCACCCTTATAAAACGATTCTGAAGTGACAAAGGACTGTCATTTTCTTGTATAAAACAAGTTCTAAAAAGTAACACCATAACCAGACTAAACCATCATCAGAAGAACTTTAATTATTGCATAATATCATACAATTCCATGACATGATACGTACATTCTCTTCTTTGGTggataaacaatataaaagatTCTTTCTAAGTACTACtgcctacacacacacacacacacacacacacacagagagagagagagagagagagagagagagagagagatggcaaaACTCTTTACCTTCTACTTCCTGCTTGCCATCCTCATGGTGATCATTTGCGGTACATGTTTCAAACTTGTTCATTAATATCTCCATTTTACTCGCATGATTAATTTGATTTTCCTTTGTTAATCACAGCATAAGGTCTTGGATGTATTTCCTATGTCTCATCTTTTCCTATCTTGTGCATGTGCACTCTCTTTGAGTTTAGGACTCCGATAGACACAGAAtgttgagaaaaaataaaaaataaatacacttaAATCCTCGAACTACGAggaattttatattttgcaccTCAAGCTATCGAAGCCAATATGTTGCACCCACAAATTACTAAAGATTAACATTTTACATCCTTATTTAAATCTCGATTGTTAAGATGGATAAAAGATAAGTAACATGATACAATCTTTGAGAGTCGGATTTTAAGATTGTGCGCAAAGTGCCTGTTTTTAGTAGTATAAGGTGAATGTCATGTCACttttaatagttttaattgtGCAGAGAGTACAAAATCTTGGTAGTCTGTATTTTTTAGGCGTTACTTAAATTTTCTTATGAGATTAGATTTTTACATCAtcaaaaagtttttctttttgttttctcgaCAAGATGTTTTTCAACTGGTTGCTGGTTTTTCGACTGGGCTAAACCTCATAAATCCTCAACAAGTAAACCCCTTATTTACTTGAGGTTGGACTGCTTTGATTACTTCGAATTTTCAGTGAAACACCCATTTATTTTCATTCCCACTCTAATACTTCGAAAAGAAAAGACCTTTCAAAATCATCAcaatttgcatatatataagacctatacaacatatatatgtatatatatagattgattaatggtttttttttcctgagtAAATAGATAAGAGAATGGTGGTGCCCATGGCAGGAGTAAAAGACTGCCATAAAGTCTGGAACTGCAAGGGAGGTAACCATTGTTGGGAAGATTGTAAAAATCGATACAGTGGAAAGGGAATGTGCGACTTATACACAGCACCTGGTGTTCCTAAGCAGTGCTTTTGTGCATACAAGTGTTGATCAATTAATTGGGAACCATCCCGTGCATTGAGTACTGGCTAGAAGGCCAGAAGTAGTAGTTAGGAAGGAACAAATTAAAAACCTTCcatagattatatatatctagtacatatatgttgttatatatatccatatatgCTAATATAGGTAGATATGTgaaattatcatatattttgGGACAGCTACCATGCTTTCTTTCTGAGCCTAGCTAATTACACTAAACTacataatgattatatgaattACAATATGTATAATGATCAGTAGTACCTCATGACCTGATCAGCATGCAAGTAATGCATACATTTCCTTGATGTGCCAACAATATATAAGAGAATTGGCTGCGAAAGGAATACCCCATGCACAAATTAAAGATACAGGAAGCGCAAGCGGGCGGATATGTATTTCCTAGCTAACTAGACTCATATGGCAACAACTTTCTATCGTGATTATTAGAGGCTTCCCTCCCGCTACACAACCGATACCTGGACTTATCTAGCATTTTGAAATTCATTGGAATGTTCTCATAAGCACAAAAATAATGAATACAAGATGCTAGCTAGCTTtaaatttcttgaaataattCAACCAGGCACGATTGCTGATGTAATAAGATTTGAATGATTcgaatttcaataaaatatatacttgATATAAAGGTTAATACaatgaatttgaaaataatGATCATACTTTAAAAGAAGAATATCAAAAGATAATTACCATGAAAAGATTAGCAAGTGTCAAATTTGATTCTCTTTTTACCTCCAGTTAAAAatatagaggaaaaaaaaaaaaagagaaaagaaaaggatggaCTGAGATTCAATGCATCCAAGCACCGGGTCCGTTTTCATATCCCACATCGAAAGCATGAGTTCGAGTGGGAGCCAGTAGGACCTTTCAAAAGGAAATGAGCAAGTCTGAGAAACATACTTACCTGGGCGGGGTCAATGAGTGATCAAGAAGGCTCATGGCCTAGGCTGGTGACCTCCATTGCACCTTGGGGAGGGGTACCCGCCTAAGGTCTCCCCAATGTGGGAGAGCCTACGTCATAATTTGTGCCAGTGGGGGCCTGCGTTCGCGCGGCCCCTGCCTATCGTCTCTAGTTCAAACTGATCTGCCGCGTTCTTCCATGTGAGAGAGAGGTTCATATCCTAGGACTGTATTCCAGTTTTTCATACCAACAAAGAAAAGGCATCTTTTTCTTGACGCAAACCAAGCCATTGTATTATCTGCTCTCGATAGAGAGGTCGACAACCTACCTCATTATGCTATGGTGAGTCTGAATTCGTCATCCCCTTTCAGT comes from the Carya illinoinensis cultivar Pawnee chromosome 8, C.illinoinensisPawnee_v1, whole genome shotgun sequence genome and includes:
- the LOC122318511 gene encoding uncharacterized protein LOC122318511, with the translated sequence MAPPSSLASPKGVVVTVPVLVLAASVAAIFLFFLLSSLSSCSCPAGVSVAGGDVPVSAGGGDGAGRVSVSTTKEDVEWVMDQIRVNGLHMQDNVLRKGINPRSRSQQLQDILQFKGISHYEGPEANNHTALPCPGELLVEEHHSNYGEPWAGGRDVFEFLAQSAHLMPDSHVLEIGCGTLRVGLHFIRYLNPEHYNCLERDELSLMAAFRYELPSQGLLYKRPLIVKGEDMDLTKFSEVVYDLICASAVFLHMPDTLVWVGLERLATKVKPYDGRIFVSHNIKFCSRLGGEECTKRLGSLGLEYVGKHTHDSLLFNHYEIWFEFRRSRA
- the LOC122318512 gene encoding protein translocase subunit SecA-like isoform X2, translating into MPSSRILTSTYRSFPNFSSSPLFSSSRFSHLTMSQHRSIFSTAQLQGSWMDRIKGVFTGQKTNPEEPQISSESFTLLRFADELKNARRLGAFKQYMVGRSSEATFSDAFEKQEAIIRHLGGFDPTGEFTWAKEAQKKIEKLKEEGKPMPKSIAEVQKLVGTTPLDLARTNLAKSGQISRNALCPCGSKKRYKRCCGKD
- the LOC122318512 gene encoding protein translocase subunit SecA 1-like isoform X1, which produces MPSSRILTSTYRSFPNFSSSPLFSSSRFSHLTMSQHRSIFSTAQLQGSWMDRIKGVFTGQKTNPEEPQISSESFTLLRFADELKNARRLGAFKQYMVGRSSEATFSDAFEKQEAIIRHLGGFDPTGENLQSAHKQETAKHCNCPIADVENALAKFTWAKEAQKKIEKLKEEGKPMPKSIAEVQKLVGTTPLDLARTNLAKSGQISRNALCPCGSKKRYKRCCGKD